In Synechocystis sp. PCC 6714, the following are encoded in one genomic region:
- the thyX gene encoding FAD-dependent thymidylate synthase, whose protein sequence is MDVRFISLTKPEIIIDGEILSPEGLIAYCARVSSPNQENPNYTKLLQFCIREGHWSIFEMVDMTLEITTTRAIAPQILRHRSFCFQEFSLRYSCATEYEQYEARRQDVKNRQNSLDDFDQDTKHWFNQAQAEVWEKSYQLYEEALAKGIAKECARSLLPLNTVTRLYMKGSVRSWIHYFSVRCDQATQKEHREIALAARAIFMHHFPTVAAALEWQ, encoded by the coding sequence ATGGATGTTCGTTTCATTTCCCTCACCAAACCCGAAATTATCATTGATGGGGAGATCCTTTCCCCAGAAGGTTTAATTGCCTATTGTGCCAGGGTTTCCAGCCCCAATCAGGAGAATCCAAACTACACTAAGCTGTTGCAGTTTTGCATCCGGGAAGGCCACTGGAGCATCTTTGAAATGGTGGATATGACCCTGGAAATTACCACCACCCGGGCGATCGCCCCCCAGATTTTACGTCATAGGTCATTCTGCTTTCAGGAGTTCAGTTTAAGGTACTCGTGTGCTACAGAATATGAGCAGTACGAAGCCCGTAGACAGGATGTGAAAAACCGTCAAAATTCCCTCGATGATTTTGATCAAGACACTAAACACTGGTTTAACCAGGCCCAAGCGGAGGTGTGGGAAAAAAGTTATCAACTTTACGAAGAAGCGTTGGCCAAAGGCATTGCCAAAGAATGCGCCCGTTCTCTTTTGCCCCTCAACACTGTCACCCGTCTATACATGAAAGGCTCTGTCCGCAGTTGGATCCACTACTTCAGCGTCCGGTGCGACCAAGCAACCCAAAAGGAACACCGGGAAATTGCCCTGGCCGCCCGGGCCATTTTTATGCACCACTTTCCCACAGTGGCGGCGGCATTGGAATGGCAGTAA
- a CDS encoding photosystem II reaction center protein K, whose protein sequence is METIYLLAKLPEAYQIFDPLVDVLPIIPLFFLALAFVWQAAVGFK, encoded by the coding sequence ATGGAAACAATTTATTTGCTCGCTAAGTTACCGGAAGCCTATCAGATTTTTGATCCCCTGGTGGATGTACTGCCGATTATTCCCCTATTCTTCTTAGCCCTGGCCTTTGTTTGGCAAGCGGCGGTTGGTTTTAAATAA
- a CDS encoding 1-acyl-sn-glycerol-3-phosphate acyltransferase: MTHSPLAIDPSVIGPSRVSPWLIKLIYPLGTKFLHWYFGSINIHGQENLPRSGPVILAPTHRSRWDAILLSLAAGRGVTGRDLRFMVAVTEVQGLQGWFIRHLGGFPVDVKRPEISSLSYSVQLLQAGEMLVIFPEGGIFRDQQMVHPLKRGIGRIAMEVCKQDPSNPVQVIPVTIAYGDPYPHKGTTVEINFGRGIAAKDYDPSTIKASSQKLTHCLAQRMQSLYSPEEGHLCRAIAASGI; the protein is encoded by the coding sequence ATGACCCATTCTCCCCTGGCGATCGATCCCTCTGTGATTGGCCCTTCCCGGGTTTCTCCTTGGCTGATCAAATTAATTTATCCCTTGGGTACCAAGTTTTTACATTGGTATTTTGGCTCTATTAATATCCATGGTCAGGAAAACTTGCCCCGCAGTGGCCCAGTCATTCTTGCTCCCACCCACCGTTCCCGTTGGGATGCAATTTTGCTTTCTTTGGCCGCAGGCCGGGGTGTTACCGGGAGAGATCTGCGTTTTATGGTGGCAGTAACGGAGGTGCAGGGTTTACAAGGCTGGTTTATTCGTCATTTGGGGGGCTTTCCCGTCGACGTGAAAAGACCAGAAATCAGTAGTTTGAGCTACAGCGTGCAGTTGCTCCAGGCAGGGGAGATGTTGGTTATTTTCCCTGAAGGAGGAATTTTTCGGGATCAACAAATGGTCCATCCCCTCAAGCGGGGCATTGGTCGCATTGCCATGGAAGTTTGTAAACAGGACCCCAGCAATCCGGTTCAGGTGATTCCGGTGACGATCGCCTATGGTGATCCTTACCCCCATAAGGGAACTACGGTAGAAATTAATTTTGGCCGGGGCATTGCCGCGAAGGACTATGATCCCAGCACCATCAAAGCTAGCTCCCAAAAGCTCACCCATTGTTTAGCCCAGAGAATGCAAAGCCTTTACAGCCCGGAGGAAGGGCATTTGTGTCGGGCAATTGCCGCTTCGGGAATTTAG
- a CDS encoding BolA family protein, protein MISLDQVKHKIQAALPDAEVMVNDLGGGDHLEAVVVSSAFAGQSRVKQHQMVYGALNDALASEAIHALALKTFTPEAWATVRQTA, encoded by the coding sequence ATGATTAGTTTGGATCAAGTCAAACACAAAATTCAAGCCGCCTTGCCTGATGCTGAAGTAATGGTCAATGACCTGGGGGGAGGAGATCACCTAGAAGCAGTGGTAGTATCCTCAGCTTTTGCCGGCCAGTCCCGGGTTAAACAACACCAAATGGTCTATGGTGCCCTCAATGATGCTTTGGCTTCGGAAGCGATCCATGCCCTGGCCTTGAAAACTTTTACCCCTGAAGCTTGGGCCACAGTCCGACAGACTGCCTAA
- the grxD gene encoding Grx4 family monothiol glutaredoxin: protein MNPETKARIDQLVSQNKVMVFMKGTKLMPQCGFSNNVVQILNMLGIPFETLDVLADPEIRQGIKEYSNWPTIPQVYVNGEFVGGSDILIELYQNGELQEMLEVALAS, encoded by the coding sequence ATGAATCCAGAAACAAAAGCAAGAATCGATCAATTGGTCAGCCAGAATAAAGTGATGGTTTTTATGAAGGGCACTAAACTGATGCCCCAATGTGGTTTTTCCAACAATGTGGTGCAAATTCTCAATATGTTGGGAATCCCATTTGAAACCCTAGATGTGTTGGCAGACCCGGAAATTCGCCAAGGTATCAAAGAATACTCTAATTGGCCTACCATTCCTCAGGTTTATGTTAACGGCGAGTTTGTGGGGGGCTCTGACATCTTGATCGAACTGTATCAAAATGGCGAGTTGCAAGAAATGTTAGAGGTGGCTTTAGCGTCCTAG
- a CDS encoding YbaB/EbfC family nucleoid-associated protein, with amino-acid sequence MAQGKGFGFGLGKIKELQEAFQKAQQVQEGAKVLQEELERMEIAGKSADGLVTVLMSGNQEPLSIQIDPSALEKGADGLSASITEAMKAAYAESTETMRSKMEELTSGLNLPGM; translated from the coding sequence ATGGCACAAGGTAAAGGTTTCGGATTCGGCCTCGGTAAAATTAAGGAATTACAGGAAGCTTTCCAAAAAGCCCAACAAGTTCAAGAAGGGGCGAAAGTGCTCCAGGAAGAACTAGAAAGAATGGAAATTGCCGGCAAAAGTGCCGATGGGTTAGTGACAGTGTTAATGAGCGGCAACCAAGAACCCCTGAGCATTCAAATTGACCCCAGCGCCCTGGAAAAAGGAGCCGACGGTTTATCCGCCTCCATCACCGAAGCCATGAAAGCGGCCTATGCCGAGTCCACGGAAACCATGCGCTCTAAAATGGAAGAGTTAACCAGCGGTTTGAACCTGCCCGGTATGTAA
- the hisD gene encoding histidinol dehydrogenase, protein MTRILKLSQLSPQELNQLKRRSEQNIDQALAIAKDVIEKVKTEGDAGVLHYSRQFDFAGATAENLRVSEAEFAEAEKLVDPQLRRAVEHAFRNIEKVHAGQMPPPMHLAEIEPGVFAGEKITPLPTVGLYVPRGKGAFPSMMLMLAVPARVAGVKKIVVCTPPDKEGKVEPVSLVTARMAGVNEVYKLGGVQALAAIAYGTKTVSKVDKLIGPCSIYGAAAKRLLSGIVDVGLPAGPSESIVLADETTDPRLAALDLLIEAEHGSDSAALLVTHSQSFAEKALGYLGEYLEKLPPWRQKFCQEGLSSYGGILLTDSLEASLDFINDYAPEHLQVLTADPLKLVGKIDNAGEILLGNYTPSSAATYAIGVNAVLPTGGFARSYSAVSVFDFLKRSTLAYLTAEGFAGIKQTAAILADYEDFPAHALAIREREKLL, encoded by the coding sequence GTGACTCGTATTCTGAAACTCTCGCAACTCAGCCCCCAAGAATTAAACCAACTCAAGCGTCGCTCGGAACAAAACATTGACCAGGCATTGGCGATCGCCAAAGACGTAATTGAGAAGGTAAAAACGGAGGGAGATGCGGGGGTTTTGCATTACAGCCGCCAGTTTGACTTTGCCGGAGCCACTGCGGAAAACTTACGGGTAAGCGAAGCGGAATTTGCTGAAGCAGAAAAGTTGGTAGATCCGCAACTACGCCGGGCGGTGGAACACGCTTTCCGCAACATCGAAAAAGTCCACGCCGGACAAATGCCTCCCCCCATGCACCTGGCGGAGATTGAACCGGGGGTATTTGCGGGGGAAAAAATTACTCCCTTGCCCACCGTTGGTTTGTATGTACCGAGAGGGAAGGGGGCTTTCCCTTCCATGATGCTGATGTTGGCGGTGCCAGCCCGGGTGGCGGGGGTGAAAAAAATTGTGGTCTGCACTCCCCCGGATAAGGAAGGAAAGGTAGAGCCGGTTTCCCTGGTCACAGCCCGCATGGCCGGAGTAAATGAGGTTTACAAACTGGGTGGTGTTCAGGCCCTAGCGGCGATCGCCTACGGTACTAAAACCGTTTCTAAAGTCGATAAATTAATTGGCCCCTGTAGCATCTACGGCGCGGCGGCAAAAAGATTATTGTCCGGCATTGTGGATGTGGGTTTACCGGCCGGGCCCAGTGAATCCATTGTACTGGCCGATGAAACCACTGATCCCCGACTAGCGGCCTTGGATTTGTTAATTGAGGCGGAACACGGCTCCGACTCAGCGGCATTGTTAGTCACCCACAGTCAAAGCTTTGCTGAAAAAGCGTTGGGGTATTTAGGGGAATATCTGGAAAAACTTCCCCCCTGGCGCCAAAAGTTTTGTCAAGAAGGCCTAAGCTCCTATGGCGGTATTTTACTCACCGATAGCCTGGAAGCTTCCCTGGATTTTATTAACGACTATGCCCCGGAACATTTGCAAGTATTAACCGCTGACCCCCTGAAATTAGTGGGTAAAATTGACAATGCGGGGGAGATTCTTTTGGGCAATTACACCCCTTCTTCAGCGGCCACCTATGCCATTGGCGTTAACGCCGTTCTACCCACCGGCGGCTTTGCTCGCTCCTATTCAGCGGTGTCGGTGTTCGATTTCCTCAAACGTTCCACCCTAGCTTATCTAACGGCGGAAGGGTTTGCCGGAATAAAGCAAACGGCCGCCATCCTAGCAGATTACGAAGATTTTCCTGCCCATGCCCTGGCTATCCGGGAACGGGAAAAATTACTCTAG
- a CDS encoding GspE/PulE family protein: MTSSSSSKKSRAVALRNYFSPFGNKLVAGGHVEPEQLRQALVQVKKTGRSLPEEIKAVTGRELSPELLRQYKKNQLFELKVLYGVDSVDPEVAPIATREMAELIGKFFPLDTCRRFKFLPLAQQDGEPPSVLVAMVDPDNLAAQDELNRILRVKGFELRRLVVTQDDFNQLLDQYYAIREEWEAAQEKQDQEKALDKLNDLTDIVGSIDMNLGEVKDDTDSALDSNDANQAPVINLVNKILAKALQEGTSDIHVEPQEETLRIRFRKDGVLNQAFDPLPRKITPAVVARFKIMADMDIAERRSPQDGKIRRIYQGRKVDFRVNTLPSRYGEKVCLRILDNTATQLGLDFLITNPETLQTVRELAGRPYGLMLVTGPTGSGKSTTLYSVLAERNSPEVNINTAEDPIEYALPGITQVQVIREKGMDFSNILRAFMRQDPDVILVGETRDKETAKTAIEAALTGHLVLTTLHTNDAAGAIARLDEMGVEPFMVSGSLLGVLAQRLMRKVCTECRIAYHPSKEELSRFGLSSSADDVVTFYKANTLSPDEIHLARQKGNLCQKCSGTGYKGRVGVYEVMRNSERIAELINQGATTDRIKDCAVEEGMITLLAYSLNLVQEGYTTLEEVERVTFTDTGLESEMRAKRKSALSCRVCSAELQQEWLDCPYCMTPRFS, from the coding sequence ATGACATCTTCTTCCTCTTCCAAGAAAAGCCGTGCCGTTGCCCTACGGAATTATTTTTCCCCCTTTGGTAACAAACTGGTGGCGGGGGGCCATGTGGAACCGGAACAGTTACGACAGGCCCTAGTGCAGGTCAAAAAAACTGGACGATCCTTACCGGAGGAGATCAAAGCAGTAACTGGCCGAGAATTATCCCCAGAACTACTGCGGCAGTACAAAAAGAATCAGTTGTTTGAGCTCAAAGTGCTCTACGGGGTAGATAGCGTTGATCCAGAAGTAGCTCCGATCGCCACAAGGGAGATGGCGGAGTTAATTGGTAAATTCTTCCCTCTGGATACTTGCCGGCGGTTTAAGTTTTTGCCCCTAGCCCAACAGGACGGAGAACCTCCCAGCGTGTTGGTGGCCATGGTGGACCCCGATAACTTGGCTGCCCAGGACGAGCTGAACCGAATTTTGCGGGTCAAGGGCTTTGAGTTGAGACGTTTGGTGGTTACCCAGGATGATTTTAACCAACTTCTAGACCAGTACTATGCCATTCGGGAAGAGTGGGAAGCGGCCCAGGAAAAGCAAGACCAGGAAAAAGCCTTAGATAAACTCAATGACCTGACGGACATTGTCGGTTCCATCGACATGAATCTGGGGGAAGTCAAGGACGATACAGATAGTGCTCTGGACTCCAATGATGCCAATCAAGCCCCGGTGATTAACCTGGTCAACAAGATTTTGGCCAAGGCTCTCCAGGAAGGGACGTCCGACATTCACGTTGAACCCCAGGAGGAAACCCTAAGAATCCGTTTCCGCAAGGATGGAGTTTTGAATCAAGCTTTTGATCCCCTGCCTCGGAAAATTACCCCGGCGGTGGTGGCCCGATTTAAAATTATGGCGGATATGGACATTGCCGAGAGACGGTCTCCCCAGGATGGCAAAATTCGCCGTATTTACCAAGGCAGAAAGGTGGATTTTCGGGTAAACACTTTGCCTAGCCGCTATGGGGAAAAGGTTTGTTTGCGGATTTTGGATAATACCGCCACCCAGTTGGGCTTGGATTTCTTGATTACTAACCCTGAAACGTTACAAACAGTACGGGAATTGGCTGGCCGGCCCTATGGTTTGATGTTGGTGACGGGACCTACGGGGTCGGGGAAATCCACCACCCTCTACTCAGTCTTGGCGGAGCGCAATAGTCCCGAGGTGAATATCAACACAGCGGAAGACCCCATTGAGTATGCTCTGCCCGGTATTACTCAGGTGCAGGTGATTCGGGAAAAAGGGATGGATTTTTCCAATATTCTGCGGGCTTTTATGCGTCAGGATCCCGATGTGATTCTGGTGGGGGAAACCAGGGATAAGGAAACGGCTAAAACGGCCATTGAGGCAGCCCTAACTGGTCACTTAGTTTTAACTACCCTCCACACCAATGATGCCGCCGGGGCGATCGCCCGCTTAGATGAAATGGGGGTGGAACCGTTTATGGTATCAGGGTCATTACTGGGGGTACTGGCCCAAAGGCTGATGCGGAAAGTTTGCACTGAATGTCGCATTGCTTACCATCCTAGCAAGGAAGAATTATCCCGTTTTGGTTTATCCTCCTCCGCCGATGACGTGGTTACATTCTACAAAGCCAATACCCTCAGCCCTGACGAAATCCATCTGGCTCGGCAAAAGGGCAATTTGTGTCAAAAATGCAGTGGCACCGGCTACAAAGGCCGGGTGGGAGTCTATGAAGTAATGCGTAATTCCGAGCGCATTGCCGAGTTAATTAACCAAGGAGCCACCACCGATCGCATCAAAGATTGTGCTGTGGAGGAAGGTATGATCACCCTCCTAGCTTACAGTCTTAATTTAGTACAAGAGGGCTATACTACCCTGGAAGAGGTGGAACGGGTCACCTTCACCGACACCGGGCTGGAGTCGGAAATGCGGGCCAAGCGTAAGAGCGCCCTATCCTGCCGGGTTTGCTCCGCAGAGCTACAACAGGAATGGCTTGATTGTCCCTATTGCATGACTCCACGCTTTAGCTGA
- the grpE gene encoding nucleotide exchange factor GrpE yields MNEDQVSLENQTNPVSPEAADIPAATPEEGSQPNNAVLGEQSEDPGIDTGTETEGNSLEEEKSSEEIIAILQKDLASHRQELAEQSEQLDSFKKRYVALAAEFDNFRKRTQREKEEQAKVIKGRTITELLPVVDNFERARTQIKPNSEGENQIHKSYQGVYKNLVDSLKSLGVAPMRPEGKPFDPKYHEAMLREPTAEYPEDTVIEELVRGYLLDDMVLRHSMVKVAVAPEEGTELENGEERADG; encoded by the coding sequence ATGAACGAAGATCAAGTTTCCCTCGAAAATCAAACCAACCCTGTTTCCCCAGAGGCCGCTGATATTCCCGCCGCAACTCCGGAGGAAGGTTCCCAGCCGAACAATGCCGTCTTAGGGGAACAGTCGGAGGATCCGGGGATTGATACTGGCACCGAAACGGAAGGAAATTCCCTGGAAGAAGAAAAAAGTAGTGAAGAAATAATTGCCATCCTGCAAAAGGATTTGGCCAGCCATCGCCAGGAATTGGCGGAGCAGTCGGAGCAACTGGATTCTTTCAAAAAACGTTACGTGGCCCTGGCTGCGGAGTTTGACAACTTCCGTAAGCGTACCCAACGGGAGAAAGAAGAACAGGCAAAGGTTATTAAGGGTAGAACCATCACAGAGCTTTTGCCAGTGGTGGATAATTTTGAGCGGGCCCGCACCCAAATTAAACCTAATTCAGAGGGGGAAAACCAAATCCATAAGAGTTACCAGGGGGTCTATAAAAACCTAGTGGACAGCCTCAAAAGTTTGGGGGTAGCCCCTATGCGTCCTGAAGGAAAACCCTTTGATCCCAAATATCATGAAGCTATGCTCCGGGAACCCACAGCTGAATACCCTGAGGATACGGTGATCGAAGAACTAGTACGGGGTTATCTTCTGGATGACATGGTGTTGCGCCATTCCATGGTCAAGGTGGCGGTGGCTCCGGAGGAAGGAACTGAGTTAGAGAATGGAGAAGAGAGAGCCGACGGCTAA
- the dnaK gene encoding molecular chaperone DnaK, producing MGKVIGIDLGTTNSCASVLEGGKPIVITNTEGGRTTPSIVGFSKGSQRLVGQLAKRQSVTNAENTVYSIKRFIGRRWDDTVEERSRVPYNCVKGRDDTVSVSIRGQSYTPQEISAMILQKLKTDSEAFLGEPVTQAVITVPAYFTDAQRQATKDAGTIAGLEVLRIINEPTAAALAYGLDKQETEELILVFDLGGGTFDVSLLQLGNGVFEVVSTSGNNHLGGDDFDNCIVQWMAESFKQRENIDLSTDKMAIQRLREAAEKAKIELSSMLNTSVNLPFITADETGPKHLEMELTRSQFEELTKQLLEDTRIPLTQALDDGEIKASHVNRVILVGGSTRIPAIQRVIQEFFPDSQLERSVNPDEAVALGAAIQAGVIGGEVEDVLLLDVTPLSLGLETLGEVTTKIIERNTTIPTSRSEVFSTAIDGQTSVEIHVLQGERAMARDNKSLGKFLLAGIPPAPRGMPQIEVSFEIDVNGILKVSAQDQGTGKEQSIVISHTGGLSGGEIERMRQEAEQYAAQDQLRLRMMELHNQADSLFHTYESTLQESGDLVREELKSSSRQKKDQLAIALRTPNTPVEKLQTLVEEFRQAILLIGTEVYQHGKGASSNEFANFALGTASGVSQMIEPLETHLKTSHGSPAITMTPGTMINATVDAGGMDYVETAPVYGLDDDEEFDFDSDETVYSDYEAID from the coding sequence ATGGGCAAAGTCATTGGCATTGATTTGGGAACTACCAACAGTTGTGCTTCTGTGTTGGAAGGGGGCAAACCCATTGTGATTACCAATACGGAAGGGGGACGCACTACCCCGAGTATTGTCGGTTTTAGTAAAGGTTCCCAACGGTTGGTGGGGCAATTGGCCAAGCGTCAATCGGTGACCAATGCAGAAAATACGGTGTACAGCATCAAACGCTTTATTGGCAGGCGCTGGGATGACACGGTAGAAGAACGCTCCCGAGTGCCCTATAACTGTGTCAAAGGACGGGACGATACTGTCAGTGTGTCTATCCGGGGCCAGTCCTATACTCCCCAGGAAATTTCCGCCATGATTTTGCAAAAACTGAAGACAGATTCAGAGGCGTTTTTGGGGGAACCGGTAACCCAGGCGGTGATCACGGTACCGGCTTATTTCACCGATGCCCAGCGTCAGGCGACGAAGGATGCGGGCACCATTGCTGGGTTGGAAGTGTTGCGGATTATCAATGAGCCAACGGCAGCGGCTTTGGCCTATGGATTGGATAAGCAAGAAACGGAGGAGTTGATTTTAGTGTTTGATTTGGGGGGAGGAACATTTGATGTTTCCCTTCTACAGTTGGGCAATGGGGTATTTGAGGTGGTGTCCACTTCCGGCAATAACCATTTGGGGGGAGATGATTTTGACAATTGCATTGTCCAGTGGATGGCGGAATCTTTTAAGCAGAGGGAAAATATTGATTTAAGTACCGATAAGATGGCAATTCAACGACTGCGGGAAGCGGCGGAGAAGGCCAAAATTGAGCTTTCGAGTATGTTGAATACGTCCGTCAACCTACCCTTTATTACAGCGGATGAGACGGGGCCAAAACATTTAGAAATGGAACTTACCCGGAGTCAGTTTGAGGAGTTGACTAAGCAATTGTTGGAGGATACCCGCATTCCCCTTACCCAAGCTTTGGACGATGGAGAAATTAAGGCCAGTCATGTTAATCGGGTGATTTTGGTGGGCGGGTCCACCCGTATTCCTGCCATTCAAAGGGTAATTCAGGAGTTTTTCCCCGATAGTCAGTTGGAGCGTTCCGTAAACCCGGATGAGGCGGTGGCGCTGGGGGCGGCGATCCAAGCGGGGGTAATTGGTGGTGAGGTGGAAGATGTGCTGCTGTTGGATGTTACTCCTTTGTCCTTGGGTTTGGAGACCCTAGGGGAGGTGACGACAAAAATTATTGAACGTAATACTACTATTCCCACTAGCCGTTCAGAGGTTTTTTCCACGGCGATCGACGGACAGACATCAGTGGAAATCCATGTACTCCAAGGAGAAAGGGCTATGGCCAGGGATAATAAAAGTCTGGGTAAGTTTTTGTTAGCGGGTATTCCCCCTGCGCCCCGGGGTATGCCTCAAATCGAGGTCAGTTTTGAAATTGATGTCAATGGCATTCTGAAGGTTTCTGCCCAGGATCAAGGTACGGGGAAAGAGCAGAGCATTGTCATTAGCCACACTGGGGGGTTAAGCGGTGGTGAAATTGAAAGGATGCGTCAGGAGGCGGAGCAGTATGCGGCCCAGGATCAACTGCGCCTGCGAATGATGGAGCTCCATAACCAAGCAGATAGTCTTTTCCATACCTATGAAAGTACCCTCCAGGAAAGTGGTGATCTGGTGAGGGAGGAACTGAAGTCTTCCAGCCGACAGAAGAAGGATCAATTGGCGATCGCCTTGCGGACCCCCAATACACCAGTGGAAAAACTACAGACTTTAGTGGAAGAATTCCGGCAGGCTATTCTGCTGATTGGAACGGAGGTTTACCAACATGGCAAGGGTGCTAGCAGTAATGAATTTGCCAATTTTGCTTTGGGGACAGCCAGTGGAGTTAGTCAAATGATTGAGCCCCTGGAAACCCATTTGAAGACGTCCCATGGTTCCCCTGCGATTACTATGACTCCGGGAACGATGATTAATGCCACTGTGGATGCTGGAGGCATGGACTATGTGGAAACAGCTCCAGTTTATGGCTTAGATGATGACGAGGAATTTGACTTTGACTCTGACGAAACGGTTTACAGCGACTATGAAGCCATTGATTAG
- a CDS encoding AI-2E family transporter, protein MNWPNIPPGDRRWLWISLTLPLCLLNGWVLLQILDYFQSPLRIFIIANLVAFILSYPVRWLQRYPRLKLPYAVALVLVTTAIILAVIGLLVIPKLIDQIRTVLQFLPHLNSLGDQHLESLDKLSSQWQIPTNFRAWGRELSNEFPNQMRSIANQLVDLLIWTAGSLVEAGFIFIMTVYLLLRGQSFWDGIFRWLPINWRHKVRQRLRHSFQNYYIGQATVACLLGVSLIVAFSIFQVPFALLFGLFVGMMAFFPFGGGTSIVLISIIASFKSIWLGIKVLAIATVVDQIIENGLAPKLLGSFTGVHPVWILLSLMIGAKIAGLLGILVAIPIASFFQDILNDLI, encoded by the coding sequence ATGAATTGGCCCAATATACCCCCTGGCGATCGCCGTTGGTTGTGGATTAGTCTGACCTTGCCCCTGTGCCTACTGAACGGTTGGGTGCTGTTGCAAATATTAGATTATTTCCAATCCCCCCTAAGAATTTTTATCATTGCCAACTTAGTTGCTTTTATTCTCAGCTATCCAGTCCGGTGGCTCCAGAGATATCCTCGTCTCAAGTTGCCCTATGCAGTGGCTTTGGTGTTGGTCACCACGGCGATAATTTTGGCTGTTATCGGTCTGCTGGTAATTCCCAAACTAATTGACCAAATTCGTACTGTTTTACAATTTTTACCCCATTTAAATTCCCTTGGAGATCAACACCTAGAAAGCCTGGATAAACTGAGTAGTCAGTGGCAAATTCCCACTAATTTCCGTGCTTGGGGTCGGGAATTGTCCAATGAGTTTCCTAACCAAATGCGCTCCATCGCCAACCAATTAGTAGATTTATTAATTTGGACAGCGGGTAGTTTAGTGGAAGCGGGTTTTATTTTCATTATGACGGTGTATTTGTTACTCCGGGGTCAAAGTTTTTGGGATGGCATTTTCCGCTGGTTGCCAATTAATTGGCGCCATAAAGTACGCCAAAGGCTACGACATAGTTTTCAAAATTATTATATTGGCCAGGCTACTGTGGCTTGTCTGCTAGGGGTTAGCCTAATTGTTGCTTTCAGCATTTTTCAAGTTCCCTTTGCCCTTCTGTTTGGATTATTCGTGGGAATGATGGCTTTTTTCCCCTTCGGCGGTGGCACCAGCATCGTTTTAATTAGTATCATTGCCAGTTTTAAAAGTATTTGGTTGGGTATTAAAGTTCTGGCGATTGCCACTGTAGTCGATCAAATTATCGAAAATGGTCTAGCGCCAAAATTATTGGGTAGCTTCACTGGGGTGCATCCGGTCTGGATTTTACTTTCCCTCATGATTGGAGCTAAAATTGCCGGTTTACTAGGAATTTTGGTAGCCATTCCCATTGCTAGTTTTTTTCAGGATATCCTCAATGATTTGATCTGA